The Hippopotamus amphibius kiboko isolate mHipAmp2 chromosome 16, mHipAmp2.hap2, whole genome shotgun sequence genomic interval TACAGGTACGTTGGGGCTCCAAACTGGGTTTTTACCTGCACCCATCACAGGGGTCTGTGGTTCTGTGGGTCTGGCCAAACCCCACTGAGGGGACCAGTGCGACTGAGCCATGTGAATTCCAGCCCTTCAGTcacccagcttttttttttttaaattgtagtgtagttgattaacaatgttgtaatagtttcaggtgtatagcaaagtgattcagttatacatatatatagatacacacatgtatctattctcaGTCACCCAGCTTTAAACACCACCCACATCTTGCTTCTGTCTTTTCATCTAGCCActaaccccctcccccttttcttttcctggagtCTTTTGAATTAAAGCCCAGACACCTCATTTCACAGCACCGTTTCATTCTGAGACCCTGCTGTGGTGTGAGAGGTTATACAAACAGCTCTGCATCCGAAGCCAGGCCAGGGGTTCCTGCCCAGCACGAATTTACTGGGCAATCTTGAGCAAGTTATCACCCCTCTTTGGGTTaccctcctcatctgtaaaaggcaGGTCTGGCTCAGGTAGAGGCTGAGATCCCTCGTTCAGTAAAGGAAAGGTGCTGTGGGTTGCGACCAGGCccagagcccccccccccacccctggccgcccCCTGCGGGCCCCCTCTTGGGCTCCTGGTACCAAGGCAAGGAATAAACAAACAAGCCGAGGTAATTTCCCTCTTTCTTGGAAACAAAGCTGGGGTGGTCTGGAGAGGCgggtggagagaagggagagtgCCAGGTGGAAAAGGGCCAAACAAGCCGAGAGATGATGATTTCCCTGCCCTGAAGGGAACATCTAAGGACACTGAGGCCAGATGTGTTGATTTTGCACCCTCCCTGGTGTGATAAAATCCCCCTCGAGAGCCTGTCTTTATTCCGCGCCAGCCTGCTGAGGGGTGGACCCCAGCCTGCTCTGGTCTTGCCTCCTGTCTCCGGAGCACATCTCCTCTTATGGAAGAGCCCCGGCTGCTTTTGCACTGTCAGCACGGCGCCCGTGAAGGCACCCTCTCCAGCGCCGCACTCAGGGTCTGGGCGCCCGCCAAGTcctgccgcccctcccccctcgGTGGatctcctgcttccttcctctgtcACCACCTTCCATTCTCCCTTGAAGAGCTGGTTATTGATCTTGGCCCATTTCTCAAAGTTGCTGCACTCTAATTCCATCCGCACCACATCCTCCCCCGGGGGACCAGCCATTCAGTCAGTCCTCCTGGGTTTGTTAATAGTGGTGCTACATGACACTGGGGCCCCCTCCCAGGAAGAGGGAGTGGCCGAGATGGAGGCTCCACGTCCCTGATGAGGAAGATCAGGCGGTCTGTGCCCACAGAACCTGCCTTGTTAGATGCTGGCCTCCATCCTGAAGTTGGAACCTGCAGGAAGTTGGGTGGCTTTGCTTGTACCTCCCAGTCTGAGGAGTGCAAAGTTGGGGATGGGAATTCTTCCCTGCACCCTGTCTGCcccgccccccctgcccccccccccccccccattgtgAGCATCCAGGGGGCTGGAGGAATCTGATTCACCCAACCGCCCAGGTCAGgggctggcacagagcaggtgtcaGTAAGTGCTGGCTGCACAGTGGATTTGCCAGGAAGGATGCCCagcttcttctccctctccagcCCATGTGACCTCAAAAGCTAGAAGAACAGACTGGTTGAATCAGCAGCTCAGTGCAGAGGGCTTGGGGAAGAAGGCACAGAATATGATTTCCTGGGTCTTTCACCATGGCGATTGGGAGCTGGCCTCAGGAAACGCATAGGTTCAGGAGGCAGAGTGGGAGCCAGGGCCACAGGCCCCCTTTCCCCACATCTTTCCCTCGGGGTGGAGCAGGGGAGAGCACGCCTGGCAGGCTGCAAAGGGCAGCACTAAGGTTAGGGCCTTACCTGATTTCTAACATGACCCCAGACAAGTCATGGAACCTGCCTCTCTGGAAAAGCAGAATAATCATTCCTACCCAGTTTACTTTTCAGGGGGTTCTTGGGAGGAACAGATGAGAGGGTCCTAGAAAGGACTCTGAAGGTGGTACAGCAGGATTGTGTCTGTGCTTACACCCTGGTCCAGGTGCAGTGCATGCAACCCTCTGGCAAGCAGGCCTGGCAGGCCAGGTGACCCCACCCTCTCCTGAGGCATCATTAAGACCTCTCATGGCCACCGTGGATGTCATAACAGAGACTCCTGAGAGTACCCCCAAACCGTGAAGCAGGCTGGGGAAGGTGGGAGCAGAGGAAAGTCATCTTTGTGCCTAGTTGAACAGAAGCAGtccaaaaaaaatccaaaataaaaagtgcaatttttatttgttgaacataatttaaaactaaaacataaaagtgTCTCTTCCTCCATCACTAGAAATCCAGATTGCAACTGGTCCTTTGCTCTCGTGAGGGCtcgaagaaaaacaaaaccccccgTGCAACCCCTTGGCCCTTCCTCCGCATCCCCTTGGAACGCCCACAGGCAGCTGGAGGCAGCAGAAAGAGAACTCTGCCTGGTGAAGGCTCCTCTCTGCTTCTTTGGGAAGCTGATGGGAAGCCAGAGGTCACAGAGCGTTGGAGGCCTGGCCTCAAGCCACCAGGCAGGCCAAGATGAAACATCTGCTCAAGTCTCCCCAGGCACCTGGCTGGGGGTGAGtgggaggaagaaatggagaaaactgATGCTAAACCACAAATTAGCACCCTGGGCCTTGGCCCTGAAATGGCCTCCGCTGGCAGAGGAGGGGGtgagactaaaaataaataaataaaagcaacatggcTTCAAGGAGGGAGCATGACAGGCCCGTGGAAGCACCCTATGTCAGGCTTGAGCAGAGATGAGTCAGGGCACGATGGCTTAGAAAAACCCTTGTTCCGGGGCCAATGGCATCAAAATGCAGACAGCccaaggggctggggggaggggggtcatTGTTGGAAGGGACTACAATGGGGATTCTGGCTGAGTCTGGGGGGCTCACCAGGTGAccccattttttgttttgttttgtttttttcataacaACCGGAGACCTAGAACTAGGAAGCCAGCCTGCCCTCTACTGGTGATTTCTGGGAATGACCACAACACAGTGGCACCCCAACTGCAGCCCAAAAGGGCCATAAGAGAACCAGCTCCCGGGGGAAGACCAGAAGCGGCTGCACCTCTGGTGAGGCCTCCCAGGGTGGGGCTGGCAGCATCCCCATCTATCTGAGTGGGTCCCTCCATCTCTGCCTGgctgcagaggggcccaggaCAACCAGGGCCTCTGGTGCTCACTTCAAAGGCATCGAGAAGAATTTGTTCCCAGACTTGCAGCGGATTTGCTCAGCGTGCGCACGTAGCAGCATCTCGGAGTCTTCAAACTCATCCACGACTTCCTTAAAGCAGGAGCCAGGAGAGGACAGTCACATTAAGGGGAATCAGGGACCCAGAGGGCACTTGCAAACAAAGCTGGCCTACTGAAATCCTTCAGAAGTTAGGCCTGCTCAGGGGAGGCGGAGGGCCCTGCAGGCTCCAGGCTCTCCAGGTCACCTTGTCTAATCAGCTCTGCAATCTTGTGAGGTCAGTCCTATCATCCcaactttgcagatgaggaaacagatgctCAAAGCCCTGGATCACAGAATGCAATAAAACCAGGCCTGGGACCTGGGTCTGCTGGAGCTGGAGGCCGGAGCTCCTTGCCACCTCCAGCACGATTAGACCGAGAGCAGACATGGCTACTTGAGGATGGCCTGTGGGCTGAACCCTGCCTGCACATCTTTTGTTGGGCTtgcaaaatgttttcttaaaaaatacattttgattgCCAACATTTGAAAATAGGGGGATTACACACAAAAATctagatttctggcttctcttgaaaaacaaAAGTGCTTGCAACACGAGGTCCACATTCCTGCATGGCAACTCCCCACCATCTCCTCCACCAGAAGTGAGTACCAGCTCCTCTGAGGGCACTGATGGGAAAGTGAAAGCTATTCCCTACTTGTCACAATATGAGAAAGGCAGTGAGGGTGGACGTTCCTTACAGCTGGCACATTTCACTCATTTCCGACACCTGCCAGGCCCCTGTGAGCACCCGAGCCTTTGACCTCTGGGCGAGGGGCTAGGACTTCAGGGGAGGCTTGCAGCATCCTCTCAGATCACTGTTCTAGGGCAGGGCCCCTCAAATTTTAACGTGCACACAAATCCCTAGAGATCTTGTTAAAGTCTCATTTCTTAGATCTGGGCTGGGGCTTGAGAGTGAGGGTTgctaataagctcccaggtggtgGTGCTGTTGCTGGTCTGGGACTGCACTGTGAGGACTGGGGTAAGGTGGTGGGGTCTCCGGTCATGCCAGTTATTTCCCAGGGATTCAGGGTTGCATGCCTAATCCTCAGGGCTGGTcagctcccctccaccccccaccttcTACGGCATCACTTCTGGAGTTCAGCAGCTATGTGCTCTTGCACTGGGAATTCACCTGTAGTTCCCGCAGGCACTGCCCTTCCAGCTGGAGACGTGCATCACCCACGCACCAGGCCAGACTGATGTGGAAAGAGGGGTCCTGCAGAGGAACAGCAGGGAGACAGGTGGTCACCTGGATGCCATGGCAGGCTCAGACATCACAGCAGCTCTGTGACAGAGTTGTCATGGTATCCCGGACCTGATCCTTGGGAGACTAGATCCTCAGTGTTGATCCCAAGCACCCTCCACAGACAGATAAAATAGCCCTGGGTTGGTCCttgctatgggctgaattgtggCCCCCCCAggaattcatatattgaagccttaacccccaatgtgatggtacaTGGAGaaggggcctttgggaggttaattaggtttagatgaggtcatgaaggtggggccctcgtgatgggattagtgcccctaTAAGAGACGGCAGAGAGCTGCTTCCTCACTCTTTCcctcatgtgaggacacagtgggaagacggctgtctacaagccaggaagagaggcctcaccagaaactgaCTGCGATGGCACTTTGGTGTTGGACGTCTAggctccagaattgtgagaaagtaaatttctattGTGTAAgtcatccagtctatggtatttggttatggcagcctgagctgactaagacagtCCTATTCTCAGGCCCTCCTTTACATATCATAGAGAGTCATTACATCTGGGACGTGGAAGAGAACCCACGTCCCAGATTTGATGTTTTCTGATCTAAAGCATTTCAATAGATGACATACTTTTTAAGATGAACAAGAACCAAAATGTCTAAAATTATGATAAAACTATATATTATCTCCATTCAAATTCATACTTATATATCTCAGCATGATTGTAAAAGAATACATCAGGCAAAACCACCGGCCGTTTAAAGCCTTGATATTCAACTTGGAGTTCAAGTTCCCCTGGAGGGCACGGGGCAAGCCACAGGAAGATATGCGAAGCTGCAACTTAGTGTCAGTTGcactaataaaaaatattggggaaaactacttcttaaaaaatataaaaataaacatggataTGTTATAGAGTAGAAGACATAAATCTCATT includes:
- the USB1 gene encoding U6 snRNA phosphodiesterase 1 isoform X3, which produces MFPGSEEGPVEDSAKYGGRVRTFPHERGNWATHVYVPYEAREEFLDLLDVLLPQAQTYVPRLVRMEAFHLSLSHSVVLRHHWILPFVQALKDRVASFQRFCFTADRVKIYTNQEKTRTFVGLEVTSGHAQFLDLVSEVDRVMEEFDLTTFYQDPSFHISLAWCVGDARLQLEGQCLRELQEVVDEFEDSEMLLRAHAEQIRCKSGNKFFSMPLKCLGRLEQMFHLGLPGGLRPGLQRSVTSGFPSASQRSREEPSPGRVLFLLPPAACGRSKGMRRKGQGVARGVLFFFEPSREQRTSCNLDF